From a single Apium graveolens cultivar Ventura chromosome 2, ASM990537v1, whole genome shotgun sequence genomic region:
- the LOC141707837 gene encoding stomatal closure-related actin-binding protein 3-like isoform X2 — MTKVSPEVGYEVQMPVSADVSFATNQFPTYKLGPDNQILEEVKVDTDGPSLKEVVVQETSLLSEQHKRLSVRDLASKFDKNLTAAAKLSDNAKLRDVVSLDGHVLLKKLRDALEYLRGQMAGQHKEDMEKAISMVEALAVKLTQQEGELIQEKYEVKKLATYLKQASEDAKKLVNQERSFACAEIESARAVVHRIGEALDEQERILQTSGNQELMELMEEVQQARRIRLLHQPSKVMDMEHELRALRLQIQEKFTVTLKLQKQITMSKWVEANKLSMYELSGSETLGSIIRVQPHSAEALDISKCSVQWYRLSSESNRREFISGANKSIYAPEPFDVGRILQVDITSNSQKAAVTTAGPVDPAAGLGTYVEMLSRKSNTEFSVVISQMNGRNYSSHSVHLFHVGKMRIKLSRGWITKARDSYSTSMQLCGFRGSGTSAAKSLFWQARKGQSFVLVFDSERDRNAAIVLARRYALDCNVVVAGPDDLASLHI; from the exons ATGACAAAGGTCAGTCCAGAGGTTGGATATGAGGTGCAAATGCCTGTGTCTGCTGATGTGAGCTTTGCTACAAATCAGTTTCCTACATACAAGTTAGGCCCGGATAATCAAATCTTAGAAGAGGTAAAGGTTGATACAGATGGCCCATCTTTAAAGGAGGTGGTTGTGCAGGAAACTTCTCTGTTATCAGAGCAACATAAACGACTTTCTGTTCGAGACCTGGCCAGTAAATTTGATAAAAATTTGACTGCTGCTGCAAAGTTGTCTGATAAT GCAAAACTCAGAGATGTGGTTTCTTTAGATGGACATGTTCTTCTAAAGAAACTCAGGGATGCATTAGAATATCTGAGAGGACAGATGGCAGGTCAACACAAGGAAGATATGGAAAAAGCCATTTCCATG GTGGAAGCATTAGCAGTAAAGCTAACTCAACAGGAGGGAGAGCTAATTCAAGAAAAGTATGAAGTGAAAAAGCTGGCAACCTACCTCAAACAG GCTTCAGAAGATGCAAAAAAGTTAGTCAACCAAGAAAGATCTTTTGCTTGTGCTGAAATTGAGAGTGCTAGAGCAGTAGTTCATAGGATTGGAGAGGCCCTCGATGAACAGGAAAGAATCTTGCAAACTTCCGGGAACCAG GAACTGATGGAACTAATGGAGGAGGTTCAGCAGGCTAGAAGAATTAGATTACTGCATCAACCTAGCAAG GTGATGGACATGGAGCATGAGCTTCGAGCACTTAGACTTCAAATTCAAGAAAAGTTTACAGTTACTCTTAAGCTTCAGAAACAG ATTACAATGAGCAAATGGGTCGAGGCGAACAAGTTGAGTATGTATGAATTAAGTGGCTCTGAAACTTTAGGCTCCATTATACGAGTCCAACCTCACTCAGCAGAAGCTCTGGATATCTCAAAATGCTCAGTTCAGTGGTATCGTTTGTCATCAGAAAGTAACAGAAGGGAATTTATTTCAG GTGCCAATAAATCAATTTATGCTCCGGAGCCCTTCGATGTTGGGCGAATATTACAAGTTGATATTACCTCAAATAGCCAGAAAGCTGCAGTAACGACTGCTGGTCCAGTAGATCCAG CTGCTGGATTAGGGACATATGTGGAGATGCTTTCCCGAAAGTCCAACACCGAATTCAGC GTAGTCATTTCCCAGATGAATGGAAGGAATTACTCATCACATTCCGTTCACTTGTTCCATGTGGGGAAGATGAGGATTAAACTTTCTAGAGGATGGATTACAAAGGCTAGAGACTCATATTCCACATCTATGCAG CTGTGTGGATTTAGAGGCAGCGGAACTTCTGCAGCCAAGTCATTGTTCTGGCAAGCAAGGAAAGGTCAGTCCTTTGTTCTGGTGTTTGATTCAGAGCGAGATAGGAATGCAGCCATTGTCCTTGCCAGAAGATATGCTCTCGACTGCAAC GTGGTGGTTGCTGGACCAGATGATCTGGCCTCATTACACATTTAA
- the LOC141707837 gene encoding stomatal closure-related actin-binding protein 3-like isoform X1, with product MSTTEVSRTLFRTMTKVSPEVGYEVQMPVSADVSFATNQFPTYKLGPDNQILEEVKVDTDGPSLKEVVVQETSLLSEQHKRLSVRDLASKFDKNLTAAAKLSDNAKLRDVVSLDGHVLLKKLRDALEYLRGQMAGQHKEDMEKAISMVEALAVKLTQQEGELIQEKYEVKKLATYLKQASEDAKKLVNQERSFACAEIESARAVVHRIGEALDEQERILQTSGNQELMELMEEVQQARRIRLLHQPSKVMDMEHELRALRLQIQEKFTVTLKLQKQITMSKWVEANKLSMYELSGSETLGSIIRVQPHSAEALDISKCSVQWYRLSSESNRREFISGANKSIYAPEPFDVGRILQVDITSNSQKAAVTTAGPVDPAAGLGTYVEMLSRKSNTEFSVVISQMNGRNYSSHSVHLFHVGKMRIKLSRGWITKARDSYSTSMQLCGFRGSGTSAAKSLFWQARKGQSFVLVFDSERDRNAAIVLARRYALDCNVVVAGPDDLASLHI from the exons ATGTCCACGACTGAA GTTAGCAGAACATTATTTAGAACAATGACAAAGGTCAGTCCAGAGGTTGGATATGAGGTGCAAATGCCTGTGTCTGCTGATGTGAGCTTTGCTACAAATCAGTTTCCTACATACAAGTTAGGCCCGGATAATCAAATCTTAGAAGAGGTAAAGGTTGATACAGATGGCCCATCTTTAAAGGAGGTGGTTGTGCAGGAAACTTCTCTGTTATCAGAGCAACATAAACGACTTTCTGTTCGAGACCTGGCCAGTAAATTTGATAAAAATTTGACTGCTGCTGCAAAGTTGTCTGATAAT GCAAAACTCAGAGATGTGGTTTCTTTAGATGGACATGTTCTTCTAAAGAAACTCAGGGATGCATTAGAATATCTGAGAGGACAGATGGCAGGTCAACACAAGGAAGATATGGAAAAAGCCATTTCCATG GTGGAAGCATTAGCAGTAAAGCTAACTCAACAGGAGGGAGAGCTAATTCAAGAAAAGTATGAAGTGAAAAAGCTGGCAACCTACCTCAAACAG GCTTCAGAAGATGCAAAAAAGTTAGTCAACCAAGAAAGATCTTTTGCTTGTGCTGAAATTGAGAGTGCTAGAGCAGTAGTTCATAGGATTGGAGAGGCCCTCGATGAACAGGAAAGAATCTTGCAAACTTCCGGGAACCAG GAACTGATGGAACTAATGGAGGAGGTTCAGCAGGCTAGAAGAATTAGATTACTGCATCAACCTAGCAAG GTGATGGACATGGAGCATGAGCTTCGAGCACTTAGACTTCAAATTCAAGAAAAGTTTACAGTTACTCTTAAGCTTCAGAAACAG ATTACAATGAGCAAATGGGTCGAGGCGAACAAGTTGAGTATGTATGAATTAAGTGGCTCTGAAACTTTAGGCTCCATTATACGAGTCCAACCTCACTCAGCAGAAGCTCTGGATATCTCAAAATGCTCAGTTCAGTGGTATCGTTTGTCATCAGAAAGTAACAGAAGGGAATTTATTTCAG GTGCCAATAAATCAATTTATGCTCCGGAGCCCTTCGATGTTGGGCGAATATTACAAGTTGATATTACCTCAAATAGCCAGAAAGCTGCAGTAACGACTGCTGGTCCAGTAGATCCAG CTGCTGGATTAGGGACATATGTGGAGATGCTTTCCCGAAAGTCCAACACCGAATTCAGC GTAGTCATTTCCCAGATGAATGGAAGGAATTACTCATCACATTCCGTTCACTTGTTCCATGTGGGGAAGATGAGGATTAAACTTTCTAGAGGATGGATTACAAAGGCTAGAGACTCATATTCCACATCTATGCAG CTGTGTGGATTTAGAGGCAGCGGAACTTCTGCAGCCAAGTCATTGTTCTGGCAAGCAAGGAAAGGTCAGTCCTTTGTTCTGGTGTTTGATTCAGAGCGAGATAGGAATGCAGCCATTGTCCTTGCCAGAAGATATGCTCTCGACTGCAAC GTGGTGGTTGCTGGACCAGATGATCTGGCCTCATTACACATTTAA